TGACCGCCAGCGAGGGGGACATCACCCTCGAGTCGAATACCGATTTCCGGAGCCCCGCCGAGGCGGAGCGCAAACTCGAAGCCACGTCAGGCAGCATCACGGCGCTCAAGGATCTGAGCTTTGACGAAGGCGCGGATTCGAGCAGCGGAACGGCATTCCGGCTGATCGCCGGTGAAGACGTGCAATCGGATGGCAAGATCTCCTTTCAGTCGGCCTATTCATCCTCCTCGGATCCGGTTCTGAGTGTTCAGGCGAAGAACATCACCGTGACCGACGTGACGACGGCCGGTCTCGGTCAATCCGTCGCTCCACGGATTGAGCTGACGGCGGAACAGACCCTGACTCTCGCCGGCGCAATCAGCACCACCGGCAGCGACGCTTCAAAACGCGGCGACGTGACTCTTACGAGCGAGGGAGAGAACGGAATCAGGATTGGTCGATCAGAACCTCTTCCCGACGGAGAAGAAGCCAGTGTCGTCGGTGCAAACGTGCTCTTCGACGGTGCGGTGAGTCGCACGCCAGTACTGGTCCTCGAAGAAGACACGGACACGGGCACGGACACGGAAGTCGATAAGACCGATGAGACGGCCCGCAGACTGACGGTAAATGCGACCGGAGATCTGGAGTTTACCAGCACGGTCGATGCGACGACCCTGAACGCGACGGCATCCGACGATATCCGAGTGAACGGAGATCTCACGATGCACACCCTCACGGGTGAAACGGCGACGGGTCGCACATCCGTCGTTTTGAAAGCTGGTGCCGATGGCACCGGAAACCTGCTCCTGGAGGCCGGTGTGACGAAGATCGTCGCCGACGAGATCGATCTGGCTGCGGGTTCGAGCGACGCCGAAAGCGACGACATCGCCGAGATCAGTCTTGCAGCGGGTATCGAGTTGCAGGCGTCGGACTCAGAGGCCGATCAGCGTCGCGCCTTTGCTCGCAACTCCGGGTTTTCGCAGGACGACGTCGCGGATTTCCTGGCGCTCGATACGCTCGGCGATGACGGTGTCGAAGGTATGGAGATCCAGTTCCAGTCGTACAAGAACGAAGTTCAAGTCAATGGGGCCGATGTCACCGGAAGTGAGTTGACGTTAGGTGGCGGTACCGATAGCTCGGAATCCGTAAAGGTGACCGGTGGGCTAGACGTGCAAAAACTGGATCTTCTCTCGAACGCGTCGCTGGACGGTGATCTGAAAGTTTCCGACGGTGGACTCGACACAGCAGGCGATGTGACGGTCACCAACGGCAACGTACAGGTCGAAGGAACCATCGGCTTTTCCGGAAAAGAGGGTCAGGCCGTCTGGGTGCATAACGGTAGCCTGGAGGCCGCCGGCGGCCTGAAGTCTGAATCTGAAGACTCTTCCGACGTCACGGTCGATGCCCTGGGGGATCTGACCCTGGGTGATGTCGAAACAACTTCCGAAGCTGCGTTTGTCAATGGCGGGCTCGACCTGATCAGTGGCGAAGGCAATATTGTGCTCGCCGGAGATGTGATCGCGCGGCGCGATCTGATTCTCGCGACGGACGTTGCCGCCGACAAGAAGGTCTTGCTGACTGCAAACAATGAACAGCGCCTGCTGTCGAGTGAAGGCTGGGTCGAGTACCTGGGCTCGCTGGGTAAAGAGGATGGAAGCTTGTCGGTGGGTGGTGAGAAGGGTTTTCATATCGGTGGAAACATATGGGCGTCACAGGATCTGGTTTTGATCGGACCTGGTATGTTAGGTGCTATGGCGGAACGCGTAGAGGCCGAAGAGGGTACGCTGGTTCTCGCGACCAATTCTGAGACTCGCGACGATCTCGGCCTCTTGCCCCCTGAAGATTCAGACGCGCAATCGGGCACTCCCACCGGGGGCATCCACCTTGACGAAGATTCCGATGGGCTGGAATTGCGGGCGGGTGATGGCATCGAGATCCGTGGTACAGGGGAGACCGCGGATGAGATCCTGGTGTTCGGCAATCGGATCGATTTTGCATCGCGGGTCTCTGGAACTGGAAGTCTGGAGGTCTTTGCGGGAGGTATTGCCACCCGAGATGTTGCCCTGGACGGCTCCACGCTAAGCTTGAATGCTGGCTCGATCGAGTTTGTCGCGGCCTATCCCGGAGAGGTGCGACGTATCGCCGCCGGAACGATCGCGTTGAACCCGCAGGGACGGGACGCGTCGGAAACCCCGACCATGGGCTCCGCGGGAGATCTCGAGTTGATCGCATCGACGGGGGATCTGACGATGGGTTCCGGCGAGATTCTGACGGCTGTCGGGAAGCTGGACGTTTCGGCCGCTGGAAACGCAAGGCTCGGGTCCCTCAACGCGATGGAGATCGCCGTCAATGCGGGCTCGATCTCGGCGAGCGGACCCGGTACGGACTGGAATGCCAATTTCGTGAGCGCAAATCAGGCGCCGGTCGGAGTTACGGTTGCGACACCCAGCGGTATTGAAGTCAGCGACGCGTTGGTCAACGATTCGACCAGACGTCGCATGCTGAATCTGGACGGAAGCGAACTGAGCGAAGATGATCTGATGGACGCCGACAGCTTGCTCGATGTGACGGCAACTGGACCGGTCCTGTTCGAGGCGGGTCGACAGTTGGAGGCCGCGCCGATCCAGGTCGCAGCTCTGCCCAAGCAAGTGCTGGGATTGCTGGCGGGGGACATAGCTCTGGAGCGACCGCTGCTCGCGGACGAGCTGTTTGCGTTGCTGGAGCGGGCGCTCGCGGGTGACTCGTTCGCGCAGCTCGTCGAAGACGAGCCGCGGATCGAAGACGATCCGTTTCGCCAGCTCTTGCAGAGCTACACCGCCATGTTCGTGCTGGGTCCGTCCGCGCAATTCGATCCGAGTACGGGACTACCCGGGGTCGGTCGCGGTCCGGCGGCGCGGGGTGTGTTTGCCGAAGCGATCGCGTTCTATCGCGGAAGTGGAGCGAGTTTTTCGGGTGCGGACTTCGCTCGCCACCTGCGCAGTGAACGCAAGGGTGATCCGGCGGACTACTATCTGTCGACGCTGCGGGAACTTCTGGAGCGCGCCGAAGCGGCCGGGTTGTCCGGGGACCAACTCGACCAGTTCCGGGCAATCCTGATTCGCGACGTGACGCCAGACGATGTGCCCGTGAGTTTCTTGAACGAGGCGCTGCTCTCGCTCGACCAGTAGTCCGCCCGAGAAGTCGCTGCTTCGAGTCGTCTCAGTTGCAGGCGGGATTGGGGTCGGTCGTGCACGACTCCGGCAACAAGTAGTTGCCCTCGCTCTCGATCGCGGCCAGATCCTGGAGTTCCGCTCGGATTTCGTCGACCAATTCGTCTTCGAGATCCTCAAAGCCGAGCACGCTACGAAAGAGCTGCTCCGCCTCGCGATAGCGACGAATGCGCTTGAGCGAGGTACCCAGTCGGGCGATCGTGTAGGGCCGTCTGGCATGCGTAGGGTAGGTGCTCAGCGCTCCTCGGTAACGCGGGATCGCGGCGTGATACTCGCCGCGTTCGAAGTAGAAATCGCCGACGATGATTTCCCGTTCGGCGAGTCGATCCTCGGCGGTCTTGCGTTTGGTACGCGCTTCTTCGGCCGCGTCGGTTCCCGGGTAGCGTTCGATCAATGCGCTGAACTGTTCGATTGCAGCACCCGTAGCTTCTTGATCCCGGTCAGCCTCGCGCATCTGCGCGAATGAGCACAGCCCATTGCGGTAGATCGCGTACGGGACCTTCTCGTGGGTCGGATGTAGCTCGACAAAATCCTGGTAAAAGCTCCGCGCTTCTTCAAAGTCCTCGGCGTTGAAATGGATGTCACCGATCTGGAGTGCGGCGAGGGTCGCAAACTCGCTGTAGGGGTAGTTGTCGATGACCTCCTGGAAGTACTCGATGGCCTTCGGGTAATCGATATCGTGGAAAAAGAGGAAGATGCGACGGCCTTCCAGGGTCTCGAGTCCCCGCTTGTAGTAGCGCTCGGCAGACGGCAGATCTTCATCCGGTGGCGTGGTGGCGCAACCGAAAGACAGGCCAACAAAGGTGACCCACGAGGCGAGGGCGATGCTCAGAACGGGCCGATGCCCCCCCCGCCGACCGACCGTTTCGCAAAGCCTCGATGCGCGGCTCCGGGCCCCGCGCGCCTGGTTTTCGGGTATACCGGTTGTAAGTGGCTGAAATTTCACGGTTTTCCCAAACTAGGAAGCTCGGGCCGCGGTGTCAACAGGGGCCCGGCGCAGTCGCCTCTTCGTTGTTAGAATGCCGATCCCAATTCGCCGACTCAGGAGAAGAGCGTATGAAGCAGCTGGACCCCCACGACACGCGACTCATCGAGCGCACCAATCGAACGAATCCCGAAGACCTTCCGGCGATCGAAGAGCACATCGAAGCTCAGCCCGATCTGGCGGATCGCGTCACGTCGCTCTCGGACGAGCAGGTGGACGATTTCAAGCAGAATATGCTCAACGAGCAGGCGGCTCGCCGCGACCGCATCGAGCGCTTCATCGAAGAGGCCAAGGCACCACCGGCGCCGCGTCCGCCCGTCATTCCGGTGAACGAGGCCGATCTCTAGCAGATCGGCTTCTCGAGGAGCCCCCCCTCCGTGATCAAGTCCCGCATGGGTGCCGACCTCGACCAGACGGTCCGGCGGATCTTTCCGTTCGTCGCGCGGCTGCGAATCCATCCCGATGTGCTGACTCTCGTCGGGGCGTTCGTGTCGGGGATCGCCGCTGTGGCGCTGGCCGCCAATCACCTTTTCGCCGGGGGCCTCTTGCTGATGGTCGCCGGCTTCTTCGATCTGGTCGACGGCGTGGTCGCTCGCCAGCAGGGCCTCAGTTCGACCGCCGGCGCCTTCTTCGATTCCTCGATCGACCGCCTCAGCGACCTCCTGGTCTTTGGAGGACTGATCGCCGGTGCCGCCGGGCGGGGCGACGTTGCCGGAGCAGTACTCGGCCTATGGGCGCTCTCCGGCTCGATCATGACCAGCTACACGCGCGCCAGCGCCGAGAAGCGGCTGAACAAACTCGCGGTTGGTTTCGTGGAGCGCGGCGAGCGCTTCGGCATCCTGATCCTGGGAGCTCTCACGGGCTGGATCCAGCTGGCCCTGTTCCTGGTGGCCATCGGCTCGACCATCACGGCCATTCAGCGGATACTCGAAGGGCGCAGGTTGCTGCGCATCCTGGAAGAAACCGGTGTGGATCCCACGGCGGACGACTCCGACACGACCGAGGAGTCGAAGACCCGGGAATCCACAGAGGAGATTTCGAAATGAAAGCCGAACAGACCGGAAAGAGCGGTTTCAAGATGGAAGACTCCGAAGAGGTCGCCGGCATCGGCCTGCCGAAGATGACCTTCGCCACTCTGGTGCTTTCGCTGTCGACCTCGGTGCTCGTTCACCTCGGAGTGGCCACGGAGGAAGGCGGCAGCGCGCCCGAACAGAATCTGCCCATGGCGCGCCAGACGATCGACATCCTCGAGGTGTTGAAAGAAAAGACGGCCGGCAATCTGACCGAGGAAGAAGGACGCCTGCTCGAAGGTGTGCTGCACGACCTGCGGATGCGCTTCGTCGAGGCGAACAAGGGCTGATCGGCCCGGACGTGATTGAACTCCGCGCGCCGGCCAAGCTGAATCTGGGATTGGAGCTGATGGCTCGGCGGCCAGACGGCTATCACGATATCGACACGGTCTTCCTGCCCCTGCGCCTCTTCGATCGACTCGAAATGGAGTTGGCGCCCGTGTCCGGGATCGAGCTGACGATCCGCGGAGCGGAGCTCGCGGCCGGGTCCGACAATCTGGCCACCCGGGGCGCCCAGGCCGCCGCCCGGGCCCTCGATTTCTCCCACGGGATCCGGATTCGGCTGGAAAAACACATTCCGATTGCGGCTGGATTGGGGGGTGGTTCGGCCGATGCGGCCATGGCCATCCTGGGGGTCGAACTCCTCTCTGGCGGGAGGTTATCGGACACACGTCGCAGCGAGATCGCGCGCGAAATTGGCGCCGATGTCCCTTTCTTTCTCGATCCCAGGCCCGCTCGGGGCCGCGGAGTGGGAGAACTGCTGGAGCCGATCGGGTCGATGCCTGAGATGTGGTGGCTGCTCGGGGTCTTTTCGTTTCCGATCTCGACTCCCTGGGCCTACTCCGAAGCGTCCCGTCAATTGACGCTCCCGCGGGATGGGTCTAGTATCGCGGCGCTTCTGGGGCCCAAGGGGATTTCTTCCGATCCCCCAAACGATCTCGAGTTCGCTGCTGCGCGACGTCATCCGGAAATCCGGGAGGTGCGTCAAGCACTTGCTGACGTCGGCGCGACGATCACCGGGATGAGTGGAAGTGGCCCCACGGTATATGGAAGATTTGGGGATCGGGACGCGGCACGACGCGCTGCGATGGAAGTCAAACTGCCAGAAGGCGTGAGGACAATCGCAGTGAGTTCACCGGGAAGCTCCCAGAGTGATTCATCGAACGATTGGGGATGGGGCGTCGCCAAGCGGTAAGGCAACGGGCTTTGGACCCGTCATTCGCAGGTTCGAATCCTGCCGCCCCAGCCAATTGGTTAGGCCGGCGGTTGGCTGAGAGCATGACGAACAAGAAACAACCCTGCCGCCCCAGCCAATTAGTGAGGCCGGCGGTTGGCTGAGAGCATGACGAACAATATTCTCAAGATCTTTGCTGGAAACGCCAGTGCAGCGCTCGCAACCGAGATCTGCGAATACCTCGATGTGGAATTGGGGCGTGCAGACGTGAAGGCGTTCAGCGACGGTGAGACTTCGGTCGAACTGGGCGAGAACGTGCGCGGTATGGATGTCTTCGTCATCCAGTCGACCTGTGCGCCGGCCAATACGAATCTGATGGAGCTGTTGATCCTGCTCGATACGATTCGCCGGGCTTCGGCCAAACGCGTCACGGCCGTCATCCCATACTATGGTTACAGTCGGCAGGACCGAAAGGTTCGCCCGCGCTCCCCGATCACCGCCAAGCTGGTCGCGGACCTGATCACGAGTTCCGGAGCTCAGCGCATGTTGTGCATCGATCTGCACGCCGGGCAGATCCAGGGCTTCTTCAATATTCCCGTGGACAACCTCTTCGCGATGCCCGTGCTTCTGGACAAGGTGCGGGAGTCCATTCCGCGCAATGAAGACGTGGTGGTCGTGTCACCGGATGCCGGTGGTGTGGAGCGCGCGCGCGCGTTTGCGAAGCGGATCGACGCGGGTCTGGCCATCGCCGACAAGCGGCGCGAGCGAGCCAACATCTCGGAGATCATGAAGATCGTCGGTGACGTGAAGGGCAAGACCGCCGTCATCGTCGACGATATCTGCGATACCGCAGGCTCCCTCACCCAATGTGCGGAAGCCGTGATGGGCGAGGGTGCGAATCGCGTACTCGCGGCGATCGCGCATCCGGTCTTCTCCGGACCGGCGATGAAGCGAATCCAGGAATCACCGATCGAACGAGTGATCGTCACCGACACGATCCCGTTGCGACCGGAAACCGAAGCGGCCGATCGGATCGAACAGACTACGGTCTCCCACCTTCTGGGTGAGGCGATCCGACGCATCCACAACGAAGAATCCGTCAGCTCACTGTTCGTATGAACGGAGCCGAGGGGGGGGGCGAAATGAACAGACTCGAACTCGACGTATCGGTCCGCGAAGGCACAGGTAAAGGCCCCGCGCGGCGCTTGCGCTCCAGCGGTCAGGTTCCTGCGGTGCTCTACGGCAGTGACACCGCTCCAGTCTCACTCAAGATCGCCCTACGCGATCTCGAGCGCGTGTTGCAAGGTGGTGCGAACTCACTGATCGACCTCAAGGGCGCCGATCAGGCGAAGGGCAAACTCGCTCTGGTGAAGGAGCTGCAGCGCGATCCCGTCAGGCGCACACCGATCCACTGCGATCTGCTCGCGGTCGATACGAAGAAGCGGCTGCACGTCTCCGTTCCGATCCATCTGATTGGAAGGGCGATCGGTGTGGAGATGGGCGGGGTGCTCGAGCCATTGATGCGCGATGTGGAGATCATCTGCCTGCCGCTGGAGATCCCCGATTTCTTCGAGCTGGATGTGAGTGAACTCGACGTCGGAGACTCGCTCCACGTCAGCGACCTGGCGTCTTCGGACGTTTACGAGGTGGTGCCCGACTCTTCCAATACAGTCGTCCACGTCATTGCGCCTCGTATCGAAGAAGAAGAAACGCCCGAGGGCGAAGAGGAAGAGGACGCTGCGGCCGATGGCGAGGGCGCCGCTCCGGCGACGCCAGCCGAAGGTGGCGGAGACGCCGGCGGGGACAGCTAGCGCCGCATCACCAAGATGTTTTTGATCGTCGGACTCGGAAATCCGGGCAAGCGCTATCGCGACACACCGCATAACGCCGGTTTTCAGGTCTGCGATCGGCTCGCCGACCGCTACGGGCTCGGCGATGAGGTGCAAAAGCACCAGGGGTTGTTCTGGAGGGGCAGGCTCTTGAACCAGGACGTTGGAATCTTGAAGCCGCAGACCTTTATGAACCTTTCGGGCGAATCGGTCGGAGAAGCCATGCGCTACCTCCCCGTCCAACCCGAGGACATGATTCTGGTGTACGACGATATGGACATTCCTTCGGGTACACTGCGTCTCCGAAAGAAAGGTGGGCATGGCGGTCACAACGGAATCCGTTCGGTGATCGAGCATCTGGGCAGCAAGGATTTCGCTCGACTGCGCGTTGGAGTCGGTCGTCCCGGCCGCGAAGGGGCGACGGGACATCTTCTTTCCAAGGTGCGTTCAGAAGAACGAGAAGTTTTCGCGAAGACCGTCGATCTGGCGGCCGACGCGGTTGAAGCCTTTATCAAAGACGGAATTGAAGCGGCGATGAACCGATACAACGGTCTTGTCGCCAATGACGAGGAACAGGAGGGGACCAAGTGAGTGGATTGATTCTGCTGATCGCGCTCTCGGGCGTCGCGGCACTGCTATTTGCGTTGCTGCGCGCGCGAAGCGTCGCAAACGCGGATGTCGGCACGGAACGCATGGCGGAGATTGCCGGTTACATCCAGGAAGGTGCCATGGCTTTCCTCAGCCGGGAATACCGCGTGCTGGGTATCTTCGTCGTTTCGGTGACCGTGTTGCTCGGGGCGGGTTACGCATCGCAGGGCACTCATCTGATCGCCCTCTCGTTCATCGTGGGCGCAGGCTGTTCCGCGCTTGCGGGCTATTTCGGTATGCGCGTTGCCACACTGGCGAACGTGCGCACCGCCGCGGCCGCGCGAACCTCGCTCAACGCGGGTCTCGAGGTCGCATTCTCCGGTGGGGCGGTCATGGGGATGAGCGTCGTCGGACTCGGCGTGCTCGGCCTGTCGCTCCTCCTGCTTCTGTATACGGGTATGTACGGTTGGGATCTCGATGTCGTGCGCGGTCAGGTACTGACCCTGATTTCCGGCTTCAGCCTCGGCGCCAGCTCGATCGCCCTGTTTGCGCGCGTCGGTGGCGGCATCTACACCAAGGCGGCCGACGTCGGTGCCGACCTCGTCGGCAAAGTCGAAGCGGGTCTGCCCGAAGACGATCCGCGCAACCCGGCTGCGATCGCGGACTGCGTGGGGGACAACGTCGGCGACGTAGCCGGCATGGGTGCAGACCTCTTCGAGTCCTACGTCGGTGCGATCATCGCAGCGATGATC
This bacterium DNA region includes the following protein-coding sequences:
- the ispE gene encoding 4-(cytidine 5'-diphospho)-2-C-methyl-D-erythritol kinase, with translation MIELRAPAKLNLGLELMARRPDGYHDIDTVFLPLRLFDRLEMELAPVSGIELTIRGAELAAGSDNLATRGAQAAARALDFSHGIRIRLEKHIPIAAGLGGGSADAAMAILGVELLSGGRLSDTRRSEIAREIGADVPFFLDPRPARGRGVGELLEPIGSMPEMWWLLGVFSFPISTPWAYSEASRQLTLPRDGSSIAALLGPKGISSDPPNDLEFAAARRHPEIREVRQALADVGATITGMSGSGPTVYGRFGDRDAARRAAMEVKLPEGVRTIAVSSPGSSQSDSSNDWGWGVAKR
- a CDS encoding DUF1844 domain-containing protein, which translates into the protein MEDSEEVAGIGLPKMTFATLVLSLSTSVLVHLGVATEEGGSAPEQNLPMARQTIDILEVLKEKTAGNLTEEEGRLLEGVLHDLRMRFVEANKG
- a CDS encoding aminoacyl-tRNA hydrolase, which produces MFLIVGLGNPGKRYRDTPHNAGFQVCDRLADRYGLGDEVQKHQGLFWRGRLLNQDVGILKPQTFMNLSGESVGEAMRYLPVQPEDMILVYDDMDIPSGTLRLRKKGGHGGHNGIRSVIEHLGSKDFARLRVGVGRPGREGATGHLLSKVRSEEREVFAKTVDLAADAVEAFIKDGIEAAMNRYNGLVANDEEQEGTK
- a CDS encoding ribose-phosphate pyrophosphokinase; translation: MTNNILKIFAGNASAALATEICEYLDVELGRADVKAFSDGETSVELGENVRGMDVFVIQSTCAPANTNLMELLILLDTIRRASAKRVTAVIPYYGYSRQDRKVRPRSPITAKLVADLITSSGAQRMLCIDLHAGQIQGFFNIPVDNLFAMPVLLDKVRESIPRNEDVVVVSPDAGGVERARAFAKRIDAGLAIADKRRERANISEIMKIVGDVKGKTAVIVDDICDTAGSLTQCAEAVMGEGANRVLAAIAHPVFSGPAMKRIQESPIERVIVTDTIPLRPETEAADRIEQTTVSHLLGEAIRRIHNEESVSSLFV
- a CDS encoding CDP-alcohol phosphatidyltransferase family protein, translated to MIKSRMGADLDQTVRRIFPFVARLRIHPDVLTLVGAFVSGIAAVALAANHLFAGGLLLMVAGFFDLVDGVVARQQGLSSTAGAFFDSSIDRLSDLLVFGGLIAGAAGRGDVAGAVLGLWALSGSIMTSYTRASAEKRLNKLAVGFVERGERFGILILGALTGWIQLALFLVAIGSTITAIQRILEGRRLLRILEETGVDPTADDSDTTEESKTRESTEEISK
- a CDS encoding outer membrane protein assembly factor BamD; this encodes MKFQPLTTGIPENQARGARSRASRLCETVGRRGGHRPVLSIALASWVTFVGLSFGCATTPPDEDLPSAERYYKRGLETLEGRRIFLFFHDIDYPKAIEYFQEVIDNYPYSEFATLAALQIGDIHFNAEDFEEARSFYQDFVELHPTHEKVPYAIYRNGLCSFAQMREADRDQEATGAAIEQFSALIERYPGTDAAEEARTKRKTAEDRLAEREIIVGDFYFERGEYHAAIPRYRGALSTYPTHARRPYTIARLGTSLKRIRRYREAEQLFRSVLGFEDLEDELVDEIRAELQDLAAIESEGNYLLPESCTTDPNPACN
- a CDS encoding 50S ribosomal protein L25; protein product: MNRLELDVSVREGTGKGPARRLRSSGQVPAVLYGSDTAPVSLKIALRDLERVLQGGANSLIDLKGADQAKGKLALVKELQRDPVRRTPIHCDLLAVDTKKRLHVSVPIHLIGRAIGVEMGGVLEPLMRDVEIICLPLEIPDFFELDVSELDVGDSLHVSDLASSDVYEVVPDSSNTVVHVIAPRIEEEETPEGEEEEDAAADGEGAAPATPAEGGGDAGGDS